The genomic stretch GAACGTTTGGTTGAAGTGGCTTTGGATAAAACCTATGGCAAACAAGGTGCGATTCTAGATTTGGGGACGGGTACAGGTGCGATCGCATTGGCGCTAGCGTCTGAAATGCCAAACCGCTCTGTGACGGGTATTGATCTGCGCCCTGAAGCTCAAGAGCTTGCGACAGAAAATGCGAAGTGCTTAAACATCACCAACGCAACATTTTTACATGGCAGTTGGTTTGATCCTTTAAGCGAGCTAGCTTCTGATGGCAACGATACCAAGTTCTCTTTAATTGTCTCTAACCCACCTTATATTGAGAAAGATGACCCTCATTTATCTCAAGGGGATGTGCGTTTCGAGCCAATTACCGCATTGGTTGCTGAAGAGAAAGGATTGGCTGACATTCGATACATTTCTGAAAATGCACGTGGCTTTTTGGAAAATGAAGGCTGGTTGGCGTTTGAACACGGTTACGACCAAGGCTTGGCGGTACGTGAGATAATGCAGGCGCTCGGTTATCTCGATGTTGTCACAGAGAAAGATTACGGTGGTAATGACCGAGTGACATTGGGTCGTTACTGTTCATAGGTCGTGACTGCTCATAGATAGCGACTGTCCATCGGCTGCGGTTAATCATCTTGTGAGCAATAGATGATGAACTTGCTAAATTTATACCTTTAACTCGACAATACATTTCACTCGGTGATGCATTTAACGCAGAAATACAGAGCATTAACGGGTATTGTGTGGCTCGTGTTAACGAAAGCACATATAAAAATATAAAGGAATATCATGTACGAAGGTTTAAAACATTTTCACTTACTAACGATTGCGATAAGCGCACTGCTGCTTTCGATTCGTTTCGCTCTTATGATGGCTAACTCTCCGAAGCTTAAGCATCCTTTCTTGCAGCGTTTTCCTCATATCAATGACTCGTTGCTACTGCTATCGGGTATTGGTTTGATTTTTATCACTGGCTTTATTCCATTTACACCGGCAGCTCCATGGTTAACCGAAAAACTAACCTGTGTTATGGCTTACATCGCATTGGGTTTCTTTGCGCTTAAGTTAGGTAAAAACAAGCTATTGAGAGTTTTCTCTTTCTTCGGTGCACTTGGCTGGTTAGCGATGGCAGGCAAAATCGCAATGACGAAGACACCAACATTTTTCGGTTAATTATCTCCTTATTTTCGGTTAACTATCTATGTACGAATTTTTTGATGAAGACTTTGACCAGCTAGAATTAGCTGAAGGTGCATTGATCTTAAATAAAGCGATTAACTCAGAAACTCAAGACAGCTGGGCTGAGCAAGAGCTAGCAAGATTGTTTAAAGAAGCTGAATTTGCTTTGGTTCATGAAACCGACGAACAGCAGAAGTTTGAGTCTTTTATTCGACTATTCTTCTATGAGTGGGGCTTCGCTGGCGATAAAGATGCGTACTTCTCTTCAGAAAACGCATTCATTGATAAAGTGCTTGAGAGAAAGAAAGGCATTCCAGTAAGCCTTGGCGCGATCTTTCTTTTTTTAGGTCGCAAGCTAGGCTTTCCTGTAGAAGGAGTCTCTTTCCCGACTCAGTTTCTGCTTAAAGTCAGTTGGTACGGGCAAGCTGCTGTCTATATTAACCCTTACAACGGTGAGTATGTTGGCGAGCAAACCTTGCGTGCATGGCTGATTGGACATGATGGTCCATTAGCTAAGCTTAAAGCGGAGCATTTAGAAGTGGCCGACCACCCAACCATTATTGGTAAGTGGCTAGCACTGCTTAAGAGTGCACTGCTAAGAGAAGAGCGTTATACGCTTGCATTGAAATGTACTGACCTAGCATTAACGTTTGTACCGGATGACCCGTATGAAATCCGCGATCGTGGCTTTATTTATCAACAGCTAGATTGCCACCAAGTAGCAGCAACGGATTATCAATACTTTATCGACCAATGCCCAGATGACCCTGCATCTGAGTTACTGAAATCTCAAGTGAACGTCATGAACGAAAAGACAGTGGTCGTTCACTAATTAATAATTATTTAGAGAGAATATGATGGAACAGAAAACAGTTCACATTGGCGACATGCCAATTGCTAACGACAAGCCATTCACGCTATTTGCAGGCATGAACGTTCTTGAATCTCGCGATCTAGCAATGCAGATCTGTGAGCACTACGTGAAAGTAACCGAGAAGCTGGGTATCCCTTATGTATTTAAGGCGTCTTTCGATAAAGCGAACCGCAGCTCTGTTCATTCGTACCGTGGTCCAGGTATGGAAGAAGGTCTTAAGATCTTCCAAGAGCTAAAAGACACATTCGGCGTGAAGATCATCACTGATGTTCACACTGAAGCACAAGCTCAGCCAGTT from Vibrio pomeroyi encodes the following:
- the prmC gene encoding peptide chain release factor N(5)-glutamine methyltransferase, which produces MQSAYTVESALKAAIVQLQEGDNTSPSIDAAVLLCHALDKPRSYLLTWPEKHLTSEQESEFNTLLKRRLTGEPVAYIVGEREFWSLPLKVSPSTLIPRPDTERLVEVALDKTYGKQGAILDLGTGTGAIALALASEMPNRSVTGIDLRPEAQELATENAKCLNITNATFLHGSWFDPLSELASDGNDTKFSLIVSNPPYIEKDDPHLSQGDVRFEPITALVAEEKGLADIRYISENARGFLENEGWLAFEHGYDQGLAVREIMQALGYLDVVTEKDYGGNDRVTLGRYCS
- a CDS encoding SirB2 family protein; this encodes MYEGLKHFHLLTIAISALLLSIRFALMMANSPKLKHPFLQRFPHINDSLLLLSGIGLIFITGFIPFTPAAPWLTEKLTCVMAYIALGFFALKLGKNKLLRVFSFFGALGWLAMAGKIAMTKTPTFFG
- a CDS encoding SirB1 family protein, giving the protein MYEFFDEDFDQLELAEGALILNKAINSETQDSWAEQELARLFKEAEFALVHETDEQQKFESFIRLFFYEWGFAGDKDAYFSSENAFIDKVLERKKGIPVSLGAIFLFLGRKLGFPVEGVSFPTQFLLKVSWYGQAAVYINPYNGEYVGEQTLRAWLIGHDGPLAKLKAEHLEVADHPTIIGKWLALLKSALLREERYTLALKCTDLALTFVPDDPYEIRDRGFIYQQLDCHQVAATDYQYFIDQCPDDPASELLKSQVNVMNEKTVVVH